CGTCAGGCGCGGGCAGGGCAGGGATAACAGCGGCATCGAGCGCTCCTTGGCGAGGGATCTGCTGGCAGAGTCGCGCAATATGGTGGGGAGCGGCAAGATATGGAGAAGCTGAGGCGAAAAAAAGCCCGCTAGGAGCGCGGGCGAACCGTAGTTTCTTGAATGAGCGGGGGGACTTTACAGGCTGTCCCGGCTGGGCGCAGTGAAGAAAAATTCATGTCGCTTCTGCCAACCGGGTTGGTGTCCCGCCAGTCGATCTTCAGCGCACGATCAAAATATCAGCGCCCATACAGCACCGTGTTCATCAACGCATTGACCTGATTTGGCATCGTGTGGATCAACCAGTCGAAAGCAAGACCCGAGGTAAGCAGGTACGCGAGAACCAGCAGGATAGGCATGAAAATGATGTTTTTGCGCAGATTGGCGTACTTGCGGGTTTTTCTGGAAAGCCAAGGTTCGTGAGTGCCGTTGTTATTGGCATGTGCACCCGCGACGATGAAGTAGGTTGAAAAAAGCATCATCCGAAGGCTTGTGTAAATAAGCAGGATCACACCCGACAGGTGCAGCAAAAACCAATGCATATCTAGCAAGACGAATTTTTCCATTATCCCCGTCAGTCCCTGCTCATTGATGATTCGCTGGCCGTTTTCGAAATTTGGCGGCGCCTGTGTGGGCATGAAAGCTTCGTCGGTGACATACGTCGCGGCCACGCAAAATGCCAAGCAAAACAACAGCGCAACGACCCACTTAATACCCGCGAAAAAGCCCCGGTAAAGGCTATGCAAGGTTCCGCCGGCCCACAGTGAAATGGTGAACAGCGTGATCCAGGAAAGCAGGTTGAGTATCTCGGCCCGGAAAAACACATAAATCAGTCCGGCAATCACCATCATCATGCAGATGACTGGAGTCATATCCTGGCTTGTGCTGGCGGCGTTCACGCCCGGCGGTGGATTGACCACCGTGTTGAAGGTCAGGTTTACCGAATGGCCCGGCTGATTGGCGGATTGTGGAGAATCGCCTTTCAGTACCCGATCCAGAATGGCTCCCAGAATCAGGCCGAGGATGGTGAAGAACGCCGATATGTAGATATCGACTTCCTTGGATTGGATCGTTTCGATGAAGCTCATGGTTTATTGCCTTCCTTGTGCAGGTTGAGTTTCCACATGCGAACCGGTTTTCTCTGCGAGGCGTCCAGCCAGTCGCGGGATGTTAAAGGGATGGCTTTGGTTTTGCTATCACACAAGCGCACTCGCCTTACAGCCAAACTGGTTTCGTAAATTGGAGAATGAGCCGAAGCCGTGCCGCAGCCCCCAGCGTCTTTTAGTACGCGTCGAACATCACAGCCACCGGAGGGCTTGAGAATGTGAAGGAAATGACGGCCATTCGACTAACTCCAGATGCGAAAAGCCCGCACTGGGCGGGCTTTGTCGTTGAGAGTTGCTGGGCCGGGGTAATCTGAATTGAGTTCTTAGCTATTTGATTTAATTTATTAATGTGAGTTTTTATATTTCTTTGGGATACCAACTGGAATACCGCGAGAGCTTGGATTGAGCAATATGCTTCGTATCCGTATCTCGCAGAGGGCGGCCAGAAGGATCATCTGTTTACTCGAAACCGGGCAAGCTGAGCATGCCACCCTTGGTGCGCTTGCCAAAGCCGGTGGGCAACAGAATTTTGTGCTTCTTCATCTCTGCGAGTATCGCCAACCATTCGGTTTTGCCAAAGCGCAGCTTGGTGTCGTTCCAGCTATGCATGACTTCGTCCACGATGGATTCATCGGAAACCGGCCGGCCTTCGAGAATAAAGTCGTTCCAGACGGCATAGAGCGTCACAGTCATTTCGCAGCGATCTGTATCCCAGTCCCGCATCAGCTCAATGACTTGCTCAATAGTGGCCTGCTCAGTGGCCGACCAGGCACTGTAATACCCCTGCCGATGCTGCCCTGCTTGCGGAAGCGGGCGGTAAGCATGGCCAACAGTCTCGCGCTCTACGCGCTCATACCACTGATGGGTTTGCAGCTCCCCTTCAATCGTATTCATCAACTGGCGATCATGGGGGCCAGCAGCATCGCGTAGGTAGTCACCCTGAATAGCGGCAAGCCTGGCCGCGTGCTCGGCCAAGTAAATTACTTTCTGCAGCTTGCGTTGGCCGAAGGTGCGTTGGCTATGCAAACGATGAGTGATTTCTGCTGCGAGCAAGGTCCGGGCTGTAAGCCGATCGGTGACTATGGGGGCCTGTAAGGCATCCTTGGCAAGGGCTCGTTCGACCAGGGTGGTGGACAACTGGCCGGCCAGTTGACGGCTCTGGGTTAGGCGGGTTTTGAGTTGGTCGCAGAGGGCCATGAATTGATTGACTTTGGCGACGATGCGGTGTTGTTCGCTAAGTGGAGGAAGCGGTACCGGATACTTCGCCAACTTTTCGCCGGAGAAATGTTTAATCGTAGCCCCGGTGAAGAATTGATTCAGATACCCAGAGTTAGTTGCGGTCCTTAAGCAAAACTGAAGAAAAAAAGGCGAAATACCAAGCCAGGGCCGTGCACGGTGCAGTGCTTTCTGGATGAACATATCTTCAATATCGCCCTCCCAGACAGCACACCGTCCAGGTTCTCCTCCTTCGCAAATTACTAAGTCGCCGGGGGTAACTCGATATTCATCAAGCTCCTGTTCTTCAAATCGCATGCTTTTGAGATCGTCGATCTCAAAGTTAAACCACTGAACGTTGGTGTTGCGAAGATATGGTCGCAGTTCGCCTTTGTTCTTGGCTTTATCAAGCATCTTTCCAAGACGGGTATTTGAGATCGAGTCGAAGCGCACCCATTTCCAGCCTGAAGGCAAAGCATATGGTTTTTCTTCTTCGTCGACCTCTGGCAATGATTTCTGCTTCTTGAGCTTACCTTCCCTAACCAACCGTGACTTTTCCTCTGCGATGCGCTTGAGCAGGTCGCTTGCTGTTTCATCGTTGGGATCTTGCGGTACCAATTTGCCCATAACGGCAAGTTGCAGCAGGGTTTGTTTGAGGGGCTCGACACTGCGTTCAGTAGTGAACAAGGTGTGGAAGTGTTCAGCCAGGCGCTGCCAGTTGGTGGCGAAGTCTGTGGCGTTGCTGGCTTGGGTCAGGCTGTCGAGCAGCGTTTGTACCAGTTGAGCATGGGCGCTTTCGGCGTCGGCTTGCCTGGTTTCCAGGCGGTCGCACAGGGCCATCAGTTCATCAACTTTACGTTGTGCTGAAATTGGTAACAGAGGTACCGGAACATCACCAATTTTCGCAACAGTCAAACTGACGTTTGCAGTGCCGACCATTCGACTTACCAGCAACTCGTCCTTGAAGGTGCTGAGATATGCATGAAGATACCTAGCTGATAGTTGCTGCGTATCTTTAGGTTGCACGACCGCAAGGATACTCCCAACGGCGTACTGTCCGTCTTGAAAGTGGACACGTTTCAGGCTGGCGTCACCGTGACCGGTCGATGACACCATTGGAATCATCACCCCCGGCCCTTCAAAATCAAAATGATCCGAGCTACCTCTGGCTTCGGCAGTAACAACCAGAGGAAATGGCCCCGGCACCGCATCCTTGATCCCAGTCTTGCCTTTGGTGATTGTTGCAACGGACGCCAACAAACGAGTTGGTAGACGGGCGAGCAAAGCGTTTAACGCAAACGCCCTGTAATTTTCTTGATCGGATTGTGGTGCTGTTGAGGATTCACTTTCTAGGTAATGCCCAGCAACGGTGGCGAAGAGCGCACGCCTCAACGCGGTGAAATCTTGGCATGCAACAAGAATTTCAAGTGCTTGGTCAACTACGGAGTTACTCACTGAAAGCACTCCGCAAGAATGGACTTCAGCTTATCGCGTAGTTCGCCAATCTCGCTTTGCAGCTTGGCGTAGTTGCGCATTAGCTCGTCCGGATCATGGCTGATCTGCTCACCGATATGTGGGTTTTTGCAGTCGAGGTTCCAGTTACGCGCTTGCAGCTCCTCGATGCTGATCTTCCAGGCAAACTCGCCTTCCACCCGTGCGGCAAAGCCATCGGCCTCACAGCCCCACCAGGCTTCTTCCACTG
This genomic interval from Pseudomonas koreensis contains the following:
- a CDS encoding restriction endonuclease subunit S, which produces MSNSVVDQALEILVACQDFTALRRALFATVAGHYLESESSTAPQSDQENYRAFALNALLARLPTRLLASVATITKGKTGIKDAVPGPFPLVVTAEARGSSDHFDFEGPGVMIPMVSSTGHGDASLKRVHFQDGQYAVGSILAVVQPKDTQQLSARYLHAYLSTFKDELLVSRMVGTANVSLTVAKIGDVPVPLLPISAQRKVDELMALCDRLETRQADAESAHAQLVQTLLDSLTQASNATDFATNWQRLAEHFHTLFTTERSVEPLKQTLLQLAVMGKLVPQDPNDETASDLLKRIAEEKSRLVREGKLKKQKSLPEVDEEEKPYALPSGWKWVRFDSISNTRLGKMLDKAKNKGELRPYLRNTNVQWFNFEIDDLKSMRFEEQELDEYRVTPGDLVICEGGEPGRCAVWEGDIEDMFIQKALHRARPWLGISPFFLQFCLRTATNSGYLNQFFTGATIKHFSGEKLAKYPVPLPPLSEQHRIVAKVNQFMALCDQLKTRLTQSRQLAGQLSTTLVERALAKDALQAPIVTDRLTARTLLAAEITHRLHSQRTFGQRKLQKVIYLAEHAARLAAIQGDYLRDAAGPHDRQLMNTIEGELQTHQWYERVERETVGHAYRPLPQAGQHRQGYYSAWSATEQATIEQVIELMRDWDTDRCEMTVTLYAVWNDFILEGRPVSDESIVDEVMHSWNDTKLRFGKTEWLAILAEMKKHKILLPTGFGKRTKGGMLSLPGFE